One Dreissena polymorpha isolate Duluth1 chromosome 9, UMN_Dpol_1.0, whole genome shotgun sequence genomic window carries:
- the LOC127846070 gene encoding uncharacterized protein LOC127846070 — MNILFFLHIKSRSLYIKPYLQVVVFVVGANDIGTKTPVRVFEDIVALCEGVHNATPSATILISELLPRARNRFNGNGYRQDFLEHWNYDAGVVNKLLREFASKVPWVRVIEHPEFHTMFGANVYLLSRDGLHLTIDGTNTVASNIETAVTSLTKPTRPTYPGPDTQSSRPAPTHTTPTYEYGPRRYSDVLSGQGVTSHGGGGGGSRGGGGSGGGCCGVDVATPERLIPSSVAMPFRSLRLL; from the exons atgaatatattgttttttcttcacatcaaatcccgttcattgtacattaaaccataTTTACAGGTTGTTGTTTTCGTCGTCGGTGCAAATGACATCGGCACAAAGACCCCGGTTCGAGTTTTTGAGGACATCGTGGCACTCTGTGAAGGGGTACACAACGCTACACCAAGCGCGACTATCCTTATATCCGAACTACTCCCAAGGGCACGGAACCGCTTCAATGGCAACGGTTATCGACAAGACTTCCTAGAACACTGGAACTACGATGCTGGCGTTGTCAACAAGCTGCTACGCGAGTTTGCCAGCAAGGTGCCGTGGGTTCGTGTCATTGAACATCCGGAATTCCACACCATGTTCG GAGCCAATGTCTATCTCCTCAGCAGAGATGGTCTGCATCTGACCATAGATGGTACGAACACGGTTGCAAGCAACATAGAAACAGCCGTCACGTCTCTAACGAAACCAACTAGACCGACTTACCCAGGGCCTGATACTCAGTCCAGCCGTCCCGCGCCTACACATACAACACCGACATACGAATATGGACCCCGGCGTTACAGTGATGTTCTATCAGGTCAGGGCGTAACGTcacatggtggtggtggtggtggtagtaggggtggtggtggtagtggtggtggttgttgtggtgttg